In Takifugu flavidus isolate HTHZ2018 chromosome 13, ASM371156v2, whole genome shotgun sequence, the following are encoded in one genomic region:
- the LOC130535891 gene encoding DNA-binding protein RFX7 isoform X2 has product MADDQQQPGQKPASGLGSLPALVPGLQGPEANALQFKIKNSICKSVQSKVDSILQDVEKFTDIEKLYLYLKLPSGPSSGNDKSDQSSMSSSRTQQMYAFNWIRNHLEEHQETSLPKQEVYDEYKSYCDNLGYNPLSAADFGKIMKNVFPTMKARRLGMRGKSKYCYSGLRKKAFVHMPSLPNLDLQKSGDGCELMEPTGQSPSAEDDMRSAACGLVCEWAQKVLSRQFDNVEDLARFLLNSHYIGTKSMAALTVMTGTPTGMKTPTPASAFVPTAEANTFQPQVKTLPSPSVDAKQQLQRKIQKKQQEQKLHSPLPSETPIKRTEASTPGPTIPCGSPALLSPQPTIGIVVAAVPSPVTVQRNRQLMTSPSPVGTAEGKVLPVNFQVVAQSLKQSPKTPQNISASPVSDRLARHGTRYAQILPKPSATSAITLRSPPTLLITNSPIKTVMPTSHVSSVNVVKMTAIALAPSSSNATARPASAGVTTIAASDDSQTTQSVSALTPHSPVVRPGAPVSSTTLSADAKVKSEGGNDGSASLGTEKTAVGAKEERTSKFRAASEPNFLVKCSLAPARLKNDAACSPSSVAAAGTQDSNNSNCHDSTLYLTVDNQNGTTSSSDSSAVTLVTKDPSLDARSARKRTSSTGESHVIPVKRVFISQQPLAVVDNPKPGVSAAVKRIPRPGTPARPESAPCKVTVKHTSTGPPQILALSDAPVTHSQPVVKPQALVVKPQVLSLSTDTSTGPAGNDASDQVLLQQISGDPRAIPANSGAHKASVMSDLKSTIWEEGQLDELRKQAFAQQIPAEHKQAPSDPLAIAAQPSEASGQLTLTQEMVDFAGSQPNMDYFPFNDDDMTQDSIVEELVQMEEQMKLKGLFSSCVDVSLPGQPSSNQGSLLNAHQAGATFYHSAHSSTTPVQTPTPTPTPTPTPTPTSEMTLSHSLTRESPCSRMAPITPVDSAMGRHTPISTPLSNCSSSVPPSPVECRNPFAFTPINSSITGYHDASIVSSSPVKPMQRPMATHPDKAKLEWINNRYNSSSASPLSNHSIGILPSYQDLVDDQFRKPHAFAIPGQSFQPQPRQDSSHFGRLTPISPVQQQQQQQQQQTPQQQQQHQLVTTVTTPTKQESFAVPAPLDSKASTSSASGTFRCRSVSPAVRQRNFSGNSGPPTTTTNTATTTRAVHSPFSTTEVLSIFSNTQTVSSVHSMVQRSQSVPLSIMMQSEMLPVQAQNNTAKITTVLLSKLEADADDSVRGLGINNLPSNYTARMDLTQMLESTCGFPGGTSHQSQLPVDSSPAAFELQQHGYLTTGSGEQVNFSTGESQAQAGPGEQDPPQNQENPVPAPPQLLLQSTQQQDGEDEQQQLDFNNTVKDLLGDDGLNPSSQLVGQVASELNAVASDFSSDVRLTSDLSSSITDLNTLDSTLLFDPNQQQEQYEDSTLEELKNDPLFQQICSDTVNSGFDWLESKDQPTTVEMLG; this is encoded by the exons ATGGCTGATGATCAACAACAACCTGGTCAGAAGCCTGCCTCGGGATTAGGCTCTCTTCCAGCGTTGGTGCCAGGACTCCAGGGGCCCGAGGCGAACGCGTTACAGTTCAAAATAAAGAATTCCATTTG CAAATCTGTACAATCAAAAGTGGACAGCATATTG CAAGATGTTGAGAAGTTTACAGACATCGAAAAGCTCTACCTCTACCTGAAGTTGCCTTCTGGTCCCAGCAGTGGCAATGACAAAAG TGATCAGAGTTCCATGTCATCGAGCCGTACTCAACAGATGTATGCGTTCAACTGGATACGGAACCACCTGGAAGAGCACCAAGAAACCTCCCTCCCGAAACAAGAGGTCTACGATGAATACAA GAGTTATTGTGACAATCTGGGCTACAACCCCCTGAGTGCAGCAGACTTTGGAAAGATCATGAAGAACGTCTTTCCAACCATGAAAGCACGTCGCCTGGGCATGAGGGGGAAATCCAA ATACTGCTACAGTGGTTTAAGGAAGAAAGCTTTTGTTCACATGCCATCTTTACCCAACCTGGATTTGCAGAAATCCGGCGATGGG TGCGAGCTGATGGAGCCAACAGGCCAGTCCCCGAGTGCTGAGGATGACATGAGGTCGGCGGCCTGCGGATTGGTGTGTGAATGGGCCCAAAAGGTCCTGAGTCGTCAGTTTGATAACGTGGAGGACCTGGCACGCTTCCTGCTCAACAGCCACTACATCGGCACCAAGTCCATGGCTGCACTCACTGTTATGACTGGAACACCCACAG GAATGAAGACGCCAACACCAGCCTCTGCGTTTGTCCCCACGGCCGAGGCCAACACTTTCCAGCCCCAGGTGAAAacccttccttctccttctgtcGATGCGAAGCAGCAACTGCAGCGCAAAATccagaagaagcagcaggagcaaaAGCTGCACTCGCCCCTGCCCAGTGAGACCCCAATCAAGCGCACCGAAGCCAGTACCCCGGGCCCCACCATCCCCTGTGGGAGCCcggctctcctctctcctcagcccACCATAGGCATCGTGGTAGCAGCTGTCCCCAGCCCGGTCACG GTACAGAGAAACAGGCAGCTGATGACCTCGCCGAGCCCCGTGGGGACAGCAGAGGGGAAGGTGCTGCCCGTCAACTTTCAAGTGGTCGCTCAGTCTCTTAAACAGTCCCCCAAAACACCCCAGAACATCTCAGCCAGTCCAGTGAGCGACAGGCTGGCGCGACACGGCACGCGGTACGCTCAGATCCTGCCCAAGCCCTCTGCCACCAGTGCCATCACGCTCCGCTCTCCCCCCACCCTGCTCATCACCAACAGCCCCATCAAAACTGTGATGCCCACTTCCCACGTCAGCTCGGTGAACGTGGTGAAGATGACGGCCATCGCCCTGGCTCCCAGTAGCAGCAACGCCACCGCGCGCCCCGCCTCGGCGGGCGTGACCACCATCGCGGCTTCTGACGACTCCCAGACGACGCAGAGCGTGAGCGCCCTCACCCCCCACTCTCCCGTCGTCAGACCCGGTGCTCCGGTATCCTCCACAACTCTCTCCGCTGACGCCAAAGTTAAGTCTGAGGGCGGGAACGACGGGAGCGCCTCCCTTGGCACCGAGAAGACGGCTGTCGGGGCCAAAGAGGAGCGGACGTCAAAGTTCAGGGCTGCCAGCGAGCCAAACTTCCTGGTGAAGTGTTCGCTGGCGCCGGCAAGGCTAAAGAACGACGCGGCgtgctccccctcctctgtagctgcagctggGACTCAGGACAGCAATAACAGCAACTGCCATGACAGCACCCTGTACTTGACTGTTGATAATCAGAACGGCACCACATCGTCCAGTGACTCCTCCGCCGTTACCCTAGTGACCAAGGATCCCTCCCTGGATGCCAGGAGCGCTAGGAAGAGGACCAGCTCGACCGGGGAATCCCACGTCATTCCTGTGAAGAGGGTGTTCatctcccagcagccactggctGTAGTTGACAATCCAAAACCTGGAGTCAGTGCTGCAGTGAAGAGGATTCCCAGGCCAGGAACTCCAGCCCGACCGGAGAGCGCCCCCTGCAAAGTAACTGTTAAACACACTTCCACGGGGCCCCCTCAGATCCTTGCACTCTCCGACGCCCCCGTCACACACAGCCAGCCTGTTGTCAAACCTCAGGCCCTGGTGGTGAAACCCCAAGTCCTTTCTCTCAGCACTGACACCAGCACTGGACCAGCTGGAAACGACGCCTCTGATcaggtgttgctgcagcagaTCAGCGGGGATCCTCGTGCCATACCAGCCAACTCAGGAGCACACAAAGCCTCTGTGATGAGCGACCTAAAGAGCACAATATGGGAGGAGGGACAGCTGGACGAGCTCCGTAAGCAGGCATTTGCCCAGCAGATACCAGCAGAGCATAAACAAGCCCCTAGCGACCCGCTCGCCATCGCAGCCCAGCCCTCCGAGGCCTCAGGCCAGCTCACGCTCACGCAGGAGATGGTGGACTTTGCCGGTTCCCAGCCCAACATGGACTACTTTCCGTTCAACGACGACGACATGACCCAGGACAGCATCGTGGAAGAGCTGgtgcagatggaggagcagatgaagctgaagggTCTGTTCAGTAGCTGCGTCGACGTGTCTTTGCCAGGCCAGCCATCCAGCAATCAGGGCTCCTTACTAAACGCCCACCAGGCCGGCGCCACCTTCTACCATTCtgcccacagcagcaccactccGGTCCAAACGCCCACCCCGACGCCCACTCCCACCCCGACGCCCACCCCGACCTCGGAAATGACACTAAGCCACAGCTTGACGAGAGAGAGCCCCTGTTCCCGGATGGCTCCCATCACCCCTGTCGACAGCGCCATGGGTCGCCACACCCCTATCAGCACGCCGCTGtccaactgcagcagcagtgtcCCCCCCAGCCCAGTGGAGTGCAGGAATCCCTTCGCATTCACCCCCATAAACTCCAGCATTACCGGTTACCACGACGCCAGCATCGTCTCCAGCAGCCCCGTCAAGCCCATGCAGAGGCCCATGGCGACGCACCCCGACAAGGCCAAACTGGAGTGGATCAACAACCGCTACAACAGCAGCTCCGCGAGCCCTCTGTCCAACCACAGCATCGGCATTCTTCCCAGCTACCAAGACCTGGTAGACGACCAGTTTCGTAAGCCGCATGCCTTTGCAATACCCGGCCAGTCCTTCCAGCCTCAGCCCAGGCAGGATTCCTCTCACTTCGGCCGCTTGACTCCCATTTCcccggtgcagcagcagcagcagcagcagcagcaacagacgccgcagcagcagcagcagcaccagctcgTCACAACCGTAACCACGCCGACCAAACAGGAGAGCTTCGCCGTGCCTGCGCCGCTGGACAGCAAAGCGTCCACGTCATCCGCGTCCGGTACTTTCCGTTGCCGCAGCGTTAGCCCCGCCGTGCGGCAGAGGAACTTCAGCGGCAACTCCGGGCCCCCGACCACCACCACAAAcacagccaccaccaccagggcGGTGCATTCCCCCTTCAGCACCACCGAGGTGCTCAGCATCTTCTCCAACACCCAGACGGTGAGCTCCGTCCACAGCATGGTGCAGCGCAGCCAGTCGGTCCCCCTGAGCATCATGATGCAGAGCGAGATGTTGCCCGTGCAGGCTCAGAACAACACCGCCAAGATCACCACCGTTCTCCTCAGCAAGCTGGAAGCAGACGCAGACGACTCCGTTCGCGGGCTGGGAATAAACAACCTCCCTTCAAACTACACGGCCCGCATGGACCTCACACAGATGCTGGAGTCGACGTGCGGCTTCCCCGGAGGAACTTCCCACCAGTCCCAGCTGCCCGTTGACTCCAGCCCCGCTGCTtttgagctccagcagcacggCTACCTCACCACCGGCAGCGGAGAGCAGGTGAATTTCTCCACTGGGGAGAGCCAAGCACAAGCAGGTCCCGGCGAGCAAGACCCGCCGCAGAACCAGGAGAATCCCGTGCCGGCGCCGccgcagcttctcctccagagcacacagcagcaggacggagaggacgagcagcagcagctggacttCAACAACACCGTCAAGGACTTGTTGGGAGACGACGGCCTCAACCCCAGCTCCCAGCTGGTGGGTCAGGTAGCCTCGGAGCTCAACGCCGTGGCGTCCGACTTTTCAAGTGACGTCAGACTGACCTCAGATCTGTCCAGTAGCATCACTGACCTTAACACGTTGGACAGCACCCTGCTGTTCGACCCcaatcagcagcaggaacagtaTGAAGACTCGACACTGGAAGAACTGAAGAACGACCCTCTTTTTCAGCAGATATGCAGTGATACTGTGAACTCCGGTTTTGACTGGCTAGAAAGCAAAGACCAGCCCACCACGGTGGAGATGCTGGGCTGA
- the LOC130535891 gene encoding DNA-binding protein RFX7 isoform X1, giving the protein MADDQQQPGQKPASGLGSLPALVPGLQGPEANALQFKIKNSICKSVQSKVDSILQDVEKFTDIEKLYLYLKLPSGPSSGNDKRYISSSDQSSMSSSRTQQMYAFNWIRNHLEEHQETSLPKQEVYDEYKSYCDNLGYNPLSAADFGKIMKNVFPTMKARRLGMRGKSKYCYSGLRKKAFVHMPSLPNLDLQKSGDGCELMEPTGQSPSAEDDMRSAACGLVCEWAQKVLSRQFDNVEDLARFLLNSHYIGTKSMAALTVMTGTPTGMKTPTPASAFVPTAEANTFQPQVKTLPSPSVDAKQQLQRKIQKKQQEQKLHSPLPSETPIKRTEASTPGPTIPCGSPALLSPQPTIGIVVAAVPSPVTVQRNRQLMTSPSPVGTAEGKVLPVNFQVVAQSLKQSPKTPQNISASPVSDRLARHGTRYAQILPKPSATSAITLRSPPTLLITNSPIKTVMPTSHVSSVNVVKMTAIALAPSSSNATARPASAGVTTIAASDDSQTTQSVSALTPHSPVVRPGAPVSSTTLSADAKVKSEGGNDGSASLGTEKTAVGAKEERTSKFRAASEPNFLVKCSLAPARLKNDAACSPSSVAAAGTQDSNNSNCHDSTLYLTVDNQNGTTSSSDSSAVTLVTKDPSLDARSARKRTSSTGESHVIPVKRVFISQQPLAVVDNPKPGVSAAVKRIPRPGTPARPESAPCKVTVKHTSTGPPQILALSDAPVTHSQPVVKPQALVVKPQVLSLSTDTSTGPAGNDASDQVLLQQISGDPRAIPANSGAHKASVMSDLKSTIWEEGQLDELRKQAFAQQIPAEHKQAPSDPLAIAAQPSEASGQLTLTQEMVDFAGSQPNMDYFPFNDDDMTQDSIVEELVQMEEQMKLKGLFSSCVDVSLPGQPSSNQGSLLNAHQAGATFYHSAHSSTTPVQTPTPTPTPTPTPTPTSEMTLSHSLTRESPCSRMAPITPVDSAMGRHTPISTPLSNCSSSVPPSPVECRNPFAFTPINSSITGYHDASIVSSSPVKPMQRPMATHPDKAKLEWINNRYNSSSASPLSNHSIGILPSYQDLVDDQFRKPHAFAIPGQSFQPQPRQDSSHFGRLTPISPVQQQQQQQQQQTPQQQQQHQLVTTVTTPTKQESFAVPAPLDSKASTSSASGTFRCRSVSPAVRQRNFSGNSGPPTTTTNTATTTRAVHSPFSTTEVLSIFSNTQTVSSVHSMVQRSQSVPLSIMMQSEMLPVQAQNNTAKITTVLLSKLEADADDSVRGLGINNLPSNYTARMDLTQMLESTCGFPGGTSHQSQLPVDSSPAAFELQQHGYLTTGSGEQVNFSTGESQAQAGPGEQDPPQNQENPVPAPPQLLLQSTQQQDGEDEQQQLDFNNTVKDLLGDDGLNPSSQLVGQVASELNAVASDFSSDVRLTSDLSSSITDLNTLDSTLLFDPNQQQEQYEDSTLEELKNDPLFQQICSDTVNSGFDWLESKDQPTTVEMLG; this is encoded by the exons ATGGCTGATGATCAACAACAACCTGGTCAGAAGCCTGCCTCGGGATTAGGCTCTCTTCCAGCGTTGGTGCCAGGACTCCAGGGGCCCGAGGCGAACGCGTTACAGTTCAAAATAAAGAATTCCATTTG CAAATCTGTACAATCAAAAGTGGACAGCATATTG CAAGATGTTGAGAAGTTTACAGACATCGAAAAGCTCTACCTCTACCTGAAGTTGCCTTCTGGTCCCAGCAGTGGCAATGACAAAAGGTACATTTCATCCAG TGATCAGAGTTCCATGTCATCGAGCCGTACTCAACAGATGTATGCGTTCAACTGGATACGGAACCACCTGGAAGAGCACCAAGAAACCTCCCTCCCGAAACAAGAGGTCTACGATGAATACAA GAGTTATTGTGACAATCTGGGCTACAACCCCCTGAGTGCAGCAGACTTTGGAAAGATCATGAAGAACGTCTTTCCAACCATGAAAGCACGTCGCCTGGGCATGAGGGGGAAATCCAA ATACTGCTACAGTGGTTTAAGGAAGAAAGCTTTTGTTCACATGCCATCTTTACCCAACCTGGATTTGCAGAAATCCGGCGATGGG TGCGAGCTGATGGAGCCAACAGGCCAGTCCCCGAGTGCTGAGGATGACATGAGGTCGGCGGCCTGCGGATTGGTGTGTGAATGGGCCCAAAAGGTCCTGAGTCGTCAGTTTGATAACGTGGAGGACCTGGCACGCTTCCTGCTCAACAGCCACTACATCGGCACCAAGTCCATGGCTGCACTCACTGTTATGACTGGAACACCCACAG GAATGAAGACGCCAACACCAGCCTCTGCGTTTGTCCCCACGGCCGAGGCCAACACTTTCCAGCCCCAGGTGAAAacccttccttctccttctgtcGATGCGAAGCAGCAACTGCAGCGCAAAATccagaagaagcagcaggagcaaaAGCTGCACTCGCCCCTGCCCAGTGAGACCCCAATCAAGCGCACCGAAGCCAGTACCCCGGGCCCCACCATCCCCTGTGGGAGCCcggctctcctctctcctcagcccACCATAGGCATCGTGGTAGCAGCTGTCCCCAGCCCGGTCACG GTACAGAGAAACAGGCAGCTGATGACCTCGCCGAGCCCCGTGGGGACAGCAGAGGGGAAGGTGCTGCCCGTCAACTTTCAAGTGGTCGCTCAGTCTCTTAAACAGTCCCCCAAAACACCCCAGAACATCTCAGCCAGTCCAGTGAGCGACAGGCTGGCGCGACACGGCACGCGGTACGCTCAGATCCTGCCCAAGCCCTCTGCCACCAGTGCCATCACGCTCCGCTCTCCCCCCACCCTGCTCATCACCAACAGCCCCATCAAAACTGTGATGCCCACTTCCCACGTCAGCTCGGTGAACGTGGTGAAGATGACGGCCATCGCCCTGGCTCCCAGTAGCAGCAACGCCACCGCGCGCCCCGCCTCGGCGGGCGTGACCACCATCGCGGCTTCTGACGACTCCCAGACGACGCAGAGCGTGAGCGCCCTCACCCCCCACTCTCCCGTCGTCAGACCCGGTGCTCCGGTATCCTCCACAACTCTCTCCGCTGACGCCAAAGTTAAGTCTGAGGGCGGGAACGACGGGAGCGCCTCCCTTGGCACCGAGAAGACGGCTGTCGGGGCCAAAGAGGAGCGGACGTCAAAGTTCAGGGCTGCCAGCGAGCCAAACTTCCTGGTGAAGTGTTCGCTGGCGCCGGCAAGGCTAAAGAACGACGCGGCgtgctccccctcctctgtagctgcagctggGACTCAGGACAGCAATAACAGCAACTGCCATGACAGCACCCTGTACTTGACTGTTGATAATCAGAACGGCACCACATCGTCCAGTGACTCCTCCGCCGTTACCCTAGTGACCAAGGATCCCTCCCTGGATGCCAGGAGCGCTAGGAAGAGGACCAGCTCGACCGGGGAATCCCACGTCATTCCTGTGAAGAGGGTGTTCatctcccagcagccactggctGTAGTTGACAATCCAAAACCTGGAGTCAGTGCTGCAGTGAAGAGGATTCCCAGGCCAGGAACTCCAGCCCGACCGGAGAGCGCCCCCTGCAAAGTAACTGTTAAACACACTTCCACGGGGCCCCCTCAGATCCTTGCACTCTCCGACGCCCCCGTCACACACAGCCAGCCTGTTGTCAAACCTCAGGCCCTGGTGGTGAAACCCCAAGTCCTTTCTCTCAGCACTGACACCAGCACTGGACCAGCTGGAAACGACGCCTCTGATcaggtgttgctgcagcagaTCAGCGGGGATCCTCGTGCCATACCAGCCAACTCAGGAGCACACAAAGCCTCTGTGATGAGCGACCTAAAGAGCACAATATGGGAGGAGGGACAGCTGGACGAGCTCCGTAAGCAGGCATTTGCCCAGCAGATACCAGCAGAGCATAAACAAGCCCCTAGCGACCCGCTCGCCATCGCAGCCCAGCCCTCCGAGGCCTCAGGCCAGCTCACGCTCACGCAGGAGATGGTGGACTTTGCCGGTTCCCAGCCCAACATGGACTACTTTCCGTTCAACGACGACGACATGACCCAGGACAGCATCGTGGAAGAGCTGgtgcagatggaggagcagatgaagctgaagggTCTGTTCAGTAGCTGCGTCGACGTGTCTTTGCCAGGCCAGCCATCCAGCAATCAGGGCTCCTTACTAAACGCCCACCAGGCCGGCGCCACCTTCTACCATTCtgcccacagcagcaccactccGGTCCAAACGCCCACCCCGACGCCCACTCCCACCCCGACGCCCACCCCGACCTCGGAAATGACACTAAGCCACAGCTTGACGAGAGAGAGCCCCTGTTCCCGGATGGCTCCCATCACCCCTGTCGACAGCGCCATGGGTCGCCACACCCCTATCAGCACGCCGCTGtccaactgcagcagcagtgtcCCCCCCAGCCCAGTGGAGTGCAGGAATCCCTTCGCATTCACCCCCATAAACTCCAGCATTACCGGTTACCACGACGCCAGCATCGTCTCCAGCAGCCCCGTCAAGCCCATGCAGAGGCCCATGGCGACGCACCCCGACAAGGCCAAACTGGAGTGGATCAACAACCGCTACAACAGCAGCTCCGCGAGCCCTCTGTCCAACCACAGCATCGGCATTCTTCCCAGCTACCAAGACCTGGTAGACGACCAGTTTCGTAAGCCGCATGCCTTTGCAATACCCGGCCAGTCCTTCCAGCCTCAGCCCAGGCAGGATTCCTCTCACTTCGGCCGCTTGACTCCCATTTCcccggtgcagcagcagcagcagcagcagcagcaacagacgccgcagcagcagcagcagcaccagctcgTCACAACCGTAACCACGCCGACCAAACAGGAGAGCTTCGCCGTGCCTGCGCCGCTGGACAGCAAAGCGTCCACGTCATCCGCGTCCGGTACTTTCCGTTGCCGCAGCGTTAGCCCCGCCGTGCGGCAGAGGAACTTCAGCGGCAACTCCGGGCCCCCGACCACCACCACAAAcacagccaccaccaccagggcGGTGCATTCCCCCTTCAGCACCACCGAGGTGCTCAGCATCTTCTCCAACACCCAGACGGTGAGCTCCGTCCACAGCATGGTGCAGCGCAGCCAGTCGGTCCCCCTGAGCATCATGATGCAGAGCGAGATGTTGCCCGTGCAGGCTCAGAACAACACCGCCAAGATCACCACCGTTCTCCTCAGCAAGCTGGAAGCAGACGCAGACGACTCCGTTCGCGGGCTGGGAATAAACAACCTCCCTTCAAACTACACGGCCCGCATGGACCTCACACAGATGCTGGAGTCGACGTGCGGCTTCCCCGGAGGAACTTCCCACCAGTCCCAGCTGCCCGTTGACTCCAGCCCCGCTGCTtttgagctccagcagcacggCTACCTCACCACCGGCAGCGGAGAGCAGGTGAATTTCTCCACTGGGGAGAGCCAAGCACAAGCAGGTCCCGGCGAGCAAGACCCGCCGCAGAACCAGGAGAATCCCGTGCCGGCGCCGccgcagcttctcctccagagcacacagcagcaggacggagaggacgagcagcagcagctggacttCAACAACACCGTCAAGGACTTGTTGGGAGACGACGGCCTCAACCCCAGCTCCCAGCTGGTGGGTCAGGTAGCCTCGGAGCTCAACGCCGTGGCGTCCGACTTTTCAAGTGACGTCAGACTGACCTCAGATCTGTCCAGTAGCATCACTGACCTTAACACGTTGGACAGCACCCTGCTGTTCGACCCcaatcagcagcaggaacagtaTGAAGACTCGACACTGGAAGAACTGAAGAACGACCCTCTTTTTCAGCAGATATGCAGTGATACTGTGAACTCCGGTTTTGACTGGCTAGAAAGCAAAGACCAGCCCACCACGGTGGAGATGCTGGGCTGA